From a region of the Rhinopithecus roxellana isolate Shanxi Qingling chromosome 8, ASM756505v1, whole genome shotgun sequence genome:
- the LOC104681143 gene encoding LOW QUALITY PROTEIN: olfactory receptor 2W3 (The sequence of the model RefSeq protein was modified relative to this genomic sequence to represent the inferred CDS: inserted 3 bases in 2 codons; substituted 1 base at 1 genomic stop codon), with amino-acid sequence MDGTNGSTQTHFVLLGFSDRPHLERILFVVILITYLLTLVGNTTIILVSRLDPHLHTPMYFFLTHLSFLDLSFTTNSIPQLLYNLNGSDKTISYTGCAIQLFLFLGLGGVEXLLAVMAYDWFVAICKPLHYMVIMNPRLCRALVSVAWGCGVANSLAMSPVTLSLPRCGHHEVDHFLCEMPALIRTACVSTVAVKGTVFVLAVGVVLSPLVFILLSYSCIVRAVLXIRSASGRQKAFSTCGSHLTVVSFFYGNIIYMYMQPGASSSQDQGKFLMLFYNIVTPXLNPLIDTLRNREVKGALGRLLLGKRELGKE; translated from the exons ATGGATGGAACCAATGGCAGCACCCAAACCCATTTCGTCCTGCTGGGGTTCTCTGACCGACCCCATCTGGAGAGGATCCTCTTTGTGGTCATCCTGATCACATACCTCCTGACCCTCGTGGGCAACACCACCATCATCCTGGTGTCCCGGCTGGACCCCCACCTCCACACCCCCATGTACTTCTTCCTCACCCACCTCTCCTTCCTGGACCTCAGTTTCACCACCAATTCCATCCCCCAGCTGCTCTACAACCTTAATGGAAGTGACAAGACCATCAGCTACACGGGCTGTGCCATCCAGCTCTTCCTGTTCCTGGGTCTGGGTGGTGTGGA TCTCCTGGCCGTCATGGCCTATGACTGGTTTGTGGCTATCTGCAAGCCCCTGCACTACATGGTGATCATGAACCCCAGGCTCTGCCGGGCCTTGGTGTCAGTGGCCTGGGGCTGTGGGGTGGCCAACTCCTTGGCCATGTCTCCCGTGACCCTGAGCTTACCCCGCTGTGGGCACCACGAGGTGGACCACTTCCTGTGTGAGATGCCCGCCCTGATCCGGACGGCCTGCGTCAGCACTGTGGCCGTCAAAGGCACCGTGTTTGTCCTGGCGGTGGGCGTTGTGCTGTCCCCCTTGGTGTTTATCCTGCTCTCTTACAGCTGCATTGTGAGGGCTGTGTTATGAATTCGGTCAGCATCAGGAAGGCAGAAGGCCTTCAGCACCTGCGGCTCCCATCTCACCGTGGTCTCCTTTTTCTATGGAAACATCATCTACATGTACATGCAACCAGGAGCCAGCTCCTCCCAGGACCAGGGCAAGTTCCTCATGCTCTTCTACAACATTGTCACCC TCCTC